Genomic segment of Dunckerocampus dactyliophorus isolate RoL2022-P2 chromosome 13, RoL_Ddac_1.1, whole genome shotgun sequence:
GCTTAGTCAGGACTGTAATTTCAAAAAAATCAAAGCCTCATCCCGTGTCATACCTTTTCCATTACCATTCATGCGATTCTAAATATCATTGCACTCTTACATATTGTTGCTGTTCAATGGAAGTACTTCTTTCTTTTTAACTGAGACCACTCTATAGGAAAAAATTGAGAAAAGTGTTCAAGCTTTGCATTGGAAAGCAAAGATTTTACATGTTACAAGAATTACAATGAATGAAGGAAGTCCAACTGGTGAAACTTTCCAAATACACATTCATTTGTTCGCCAAACCAAATACAAGACAGGTTTATTAAGTCACGTGAGTGCCTGTAAGTGGAGCAGTACAGAGCACACCTTGTTTAGTCCAGGGGTTTTCAACGTGTGAAACGGCTGGATCGCCTACAATATTCCTCTTTATATGGTACACACTGTAAATGTTCTAGAattgtttttgttaacattCTGTTTTGTCCACTTGTCCATTAAATGATGATAAAATATCTTCTCACATTAAAAGCAAATTCAACAACAACACCAAAATAAGAATTATTTTTGTCAAGCTGCTGTGTGTCTGACAGTCCTCTGGCGTCCCCCAGGGGAGGCtagcctcacactttgaaaactgcTGTTTCAGCAAGCTTCAGCATATTTATCATAGCACTAAAAAGACAGAAATAATATAAGTTTTCTATGcattcatcatcatcaagtCCCAAGAATGTACTATGataaacgtttttttttgtacaattttcgTTTGGTAAAATGCTTATTgacattacatacagtacaaggaaaacattttatatagtgacttttttttgttgtcatttttcagtatttttttattctgtgcaaccatttttaaataaatgtggcTGATTGAATGCATTTCACAATTAGACGTTAATCGTTTATCCGTGATTGTTGCTGAAAATGTCCTCATAGCTCATCCCTTTTGCAGTCTCCACTGTGAATGACTTTAACAGTGTCTGATGGTCTCACCATCATCCATGCATACTTGCACAGTCGCTCCTTGTTGCAGTCCTTTTGCCAGTAGATGACATTCCTGCGGTTCAAATTGGCACCCGCGCATGCGTCGTACCACCAACCCCCTCCAGCCACCCCCTGGAACTCCAGCTTGGCACAATTCTGGAAGTAGTTATCATTGTCTCTGTCCCGAGTGGTGAATTTCTGGTTGTCGTGCAGGTAGTTCTCCGTGTCCTGGGTGAGGGCATCCACAGCTGTGCCCTGGAACAACCCGAGCCTCAGCCTGTATGCCGATGATTCATCCTCCACCACAAAAGGGTCGTACTCTCCCATCTTTGTGACAGCGTCTCGGTCCACTAGTTTAACTCCCAGTGTGTAGTGCCCTGGGCCTCCTGTGAGCTGATGAAGGTATTCGTTTCCGAGCCAGTGATCTCCTGTGACTTCCCCAAAGCCGTATTTGTAGTCAGCCCAGAGGCGGTCAAAATTGACACTGCTGTTTACGGTGATGTGCTGCACAATGGTCCAGCCTCCCTCCTGCATGGCACAGTAGACCACAATAGGGCTGTCCCCAGGTTGGATTAAGTAGACCCCATCTCTTGCATGACCTGAAGAGGTCACAAGCATTTTATGACAGTCTCTTGGCAGCACTGTGGGGACAAACATACAGTGGCTCTTAATTCCTTACATTGTGTTTTATCCACTGAACAtagcacacatacagtaaaaaaaaatgaccactgagagcatgtcatttctgaaaAATTTGAGAACTCATGTCTAACATCTTCATTTTGTAATTTAATAATGATTTacagtgcatgagaaagtggaaaggaaaacacgGACCTTTTTGACCACATGGTAATTATTacaacagaaccagtgttgtaatcGAGGTAAGGGGCAAATTGCTCAGCAAGCATTAATACCATGACTGACTTTATTGTAGACAATAGTAGGTCAAGTTTGACACACATTTCACATCGACAGCTGagtagtgcaaccaacattttaaagcgcatgcagaggtagatgaagctgctggatgctgaccactcaagATACTTctaatgcagctactgccatcttatgGAGTTAAAAACTACATCGGGAGGATGCCTACAGctacagctgttaatgccaatgttttctgGCCCTGATGTTAATTAGAATGACTGACCCGGTCAATAATTCAATAGAGGCATTAATTGGAACATTTAAGGTATGCTTTAAAGTTACtacaatttttccattttgtccatGTACTTATTTCTTAGTTTCTATTTGTGCACTTCCCATGTGAAATATAATAGATATTTATCATGTTTGATGGTAGTGGACCAACAGTGTCAGATGGGAATACCATAATTTGGTGTATTGATACATATTAAATACAAAGATAATGTGGACATAGCCCAGCATTGGATCATTGTTTTTAAGTGGCCATAGTTAACACTTCGTGCAGTCACCTCTTTTAAACTTGGCAGGACTAAAACAACGGCTGAAACAACTCTTTTGCAAAAGGATGATTTGGCAAAATATCTTTTAGGAAAACAAAGTAAAACCTTGATCAGCCGCCAGTATTACAACAACTTACCAAGATACACAAATGATGTCATAGGCATTCATGAGTCAGTAAAGTCATTTAGGGCCCAAACAGTGGAATTTGACCATCACACATATCAGAGCTGATGTAACTGATAGAGACACACTAATAAAGCATTTAAAAGCAAATCATAGGGAAGGAAAAATCTGTACAAGAAGTACTTCACACTGTTGTTAAATGgaaatatatacatgtattgTATATGACCGGGTGACCTGTCCTTTGGCTTACACTGTATATGCTTCAATAACATTTGGGTTGTACTCACCTATGACCCTGCAATGCTACTTAAAGGAGCACGTTAAAGTCCTGCGCATGAACATACCTGTCATTCCCTTGTTCAGGACTACATTGTGCTGATCTGGGGGTAGGAGATGCAGGTTCTCTGCTTGGAGGTGCTCCATGTTGACTCCATATAGACTCAGCTTGAGCAGAAGCACGACTCGCGCAAGCCAGAATTTAAATATCATCCTTGTCCTGCAAAGAGGTTTAAGATGCATCCAGTGTACAGTAAGTAGAACTCCAACCCAGGCCCACAGCAAAAAAGGTCTTACCTCTACTTGGGTCACCAGAAGGATTACACTGTAGAAATCTCACCTAATCTTCTCCCACGCTGAAGATTTAATCAAGCACAAATAAAAAGTTCCGCTAGTCGTACAGAACAACGAGGCTGTTCTTTGACATGCGCGTCCCTTTCAATTTCAGCTGGACTTCAGCCTCAGCTTAACATCACAACGGCAGACGCCAAACCTTCCCCTTATCTGTGTCAAGTCAGATAAAATCACATGTGAGTGGTGAGATGAGTCAACTCATATCTGTGCCTAACTCAAATCTCCTCGAGAGGCAGTAAGACTGAAGTCCGGCTGAGATTGATCCATAAAGGTTCAGCTGCTAATAATGACTAAAACACACTTGACAACCTTGAAAAAATTATGTTGTGAACAtactattttaatgtatttttttactatgtaaaaaggccaaaaagacaaaaagacaaagttttgtgttattattagttattaatatcaacatttcagctttttctcgttacatgGCGCCTTTGCTGTAGTTTCCTAATTTTTGCTGATTATTTTTGTTTCACTTTATtcctacaatgtgccacgggtcaatgggacacccctgtttttaTAGCTCTTTGTCAGGGTTAAGCGTGTGACGTGACGTCCATAGAGCAACTACAACTCTTGTCGACTATTTAGCTTATTAGCTTCCTTCATAGGGAGAGGACAACGGTAATGAACGAGAGAAGGGCGTGTTCGCGGTGCTGGGCTATATGCCCTCTGAAGCAGTCGTatacagacaggaaataatgtacaacACACTGACCAATCCCAGACTTACGGGTCCCTGTCCCTGCAGCTCAAGTATTTTTTTGTAGGTGCACTTCACACTGCGCGCAGAGACTTACATTGAAACCGAAACCTGCAAAAAGGAATAAAATGCATACCTCGAGAGCAGCGAAGTGTACAAGCATATTTtagggtcaaaatgcatgctgTGGATGAAAAATGAGTACATGTTGGCGGGTCAGCTAAAGGTCCAGCTCACATGTATTCCaggtgaaatacaaaataaatcaccAGACCTTCTGTCTCCTAAAAAAGAAGTAAATAATTTTAATGTTTACTGCAGGGCACCTTTACAATTACATAAcactgtaaaaaatgtattcttattGGCCATAACTTGAATCAAtcataacactttttttttctcattatcaAATTAAACTGCACAATGTCAGAACCTTAAAGTACGGATTTCTGTTTCTGTTTCCTCACTCTCAATGGATGTCAAGTAAGTTGAGACAGGAAGGAATCAATGGCCTGTAAGGAAAATAATGTTTACCTTTAGGTAAAATTCTAAAATTGTCATAAATGCATCATCACTGACCTTTGCCAGTTCCCCAGCAGCTCCAGGAAAAGACTTTAGTTGAGGCTCCTGATGCCATAACTCCAGCAACTGCTGATTGAAGACCTGAAAGTTTCTGCAACAGATGAAATATAGCTTATAAACtccagattcaaacccagaagcACGAGATTCTTTTTGGTTCTAGATTATTTTTCAGTGTGAAtcttttgtatttaatttaatctACGTATTTGTAAATTAGGTCCTATTTTCCATGTTTCAGTCTTAAGAGATTGACTGTCCTATCTATTCTTTGAGCACGAACTGATGAAGTGATGAAGCCTGttcagatgagaggcgaaacattttctaagacaacctgaactgtCCAATTGCGGTGGATTCAGTGCCATAGGCACGTTTTAGACAGGTTGCGGTCCATTAtgttttggtgcagatctggatcTTTTGTGTCCTTTCAATCAAAATGCCATTGTCCATTCGGAATATCTCATATCATCCTCCATTAACCAGGAAGTAGCGATTGTATGAATACGATCATAGGACTTTTGTTTCTATGGTGTAATTTTTACCACCTGACATTTTACCAGCTGAAATGTAACAAAGAGGGTGTAACTTGCACAAAGACGTCAAAAACGTTCCTGGAGATCTGCTGCAAGAAGACGTTTCTTACCAGCAGCGCAACCCCTTTGACTTCTGTATTTAGTCCACCCAATCGGTGCCAtcaatttctgttttttttcaactctaAATCTGATAATACACATTATTAaactactcaaaatgttttttggccCATGTCAGGGAACTTGATCACATTTttgttagggatgtccgatattggcttttttttgccgatatccgatatgccgatattgtccagctctCAATTTTTGATTCTgatactgatatgtgtaacatcacatctcTCCTgccgtggaaggactggactggacaggactggactcattacgtattattattatgtattattatttattatgtattatttcagTGGTCTAGCACGGTGGTCtagaggttagcatgttggccaacacagtaacagtctggagatcgggaagacctgggttcgattctcccttgggcatttctgtttggagtttgcatgttctcccgtgcgtgtgtgggttttgtactccggcttcctcccacattccaaaaaacaaacatgcatgttagcttaattggtgactctaaattgtccataggtatgaatgtgaatgtgaatggttgtttgtctatatgtgccctgtgattgactggcgaccagtccagggtgtaccccgcctgttgcccgaagtcagctgggataggctccagcatgcccccgcgaccctaaagaggagaagcggtatagaaaatggatggatggattatttcaCTACCAATTTGACATGatctgttttgtatttatttattcttattctatgtTCTTATTTTTCTAATCTCtaatgtcttgccttggttgtttttattttgtgtattaagtggttaagttcattatgacatttttgcagagctatctatccatccatccatccatctcaacACACATTGCTGTGAAGCCagtggatacagcatcagcagttAGCTTCTAGACGTGGTCGCAAACAACACTGGACAAGCAAACGCCCAAGAAATCCGGCAGCCGCGCACCCTCCGCCGAAAAGTCCAGCACCACGTCCGCCCGCCGCCACCTCCCCGCCCCGACAGCCCACCACGccctgccaccccgaacacgaCCAAGCAAATCATTGGCTCGAGCAGATTCCCCGCCGCAAGTCCACAAAGTCCACAAACTCCCAAACTCTGCACAGAAACACTCCCACAAATTccgctcagattgaagttacagagaTGTCTGCCATCTcttggtgtaaagtattaactccacaaggcACCAtagcagcaaattcagcaatggtgtatatcggctttcattatagaggaaaaaaacaatacagataTTGacagatattacatttttatgccaatatcggggacatccctaatttttgtACAAGATGACTCATTTGAGTGGGGGAGTTTTTAGCATAGAATTAACAAAtacattgtatttgtactttatttatcccacagcgggaaAATTTACATAACAGCTACATGACATTTGTGCTAATAGTATGTCTGCACTATAggcacattacattacataaagGTTTTAGATTGGATTTATTGAATAATCGGATCAATGTGTAAGACACTTTCTTACCAAAAAGAAAGTATTTCACagttaattttatattttgctttattcctGGTGACACAAATGGCAGTGATTCGGTGGAATGGCCCATTTACGTTTTGACGCTTacatttaattctttttttttagttatattTTGCACACATTTGGTGACATCATATCCAGCGTTTTTGTTCATTGGTGCGGTCGGCGTTCACACTTGCCTCACTCAACACTAAAGTCCACTTGCAAGCGGACCAAGATGCGTCTCTCAGGCGCTCTCCAAAAATGACACGTGTAAACGCACCCTTCGTGCTATTCTCGTTGCTACTGTAAAAAGCATTCCACACCCAAATAATGATGTCCCTTCGCTTAGGTTTACTGCGTAAATCACCTTTACAAGACAGAggccaaaataaaataagagtaCCTATCAAAAGGAAGTTCAGTCGATCCAGTGTAGCCACTTGCTTTAAGCTGTTGCCACCAGCGTTTCAAAACAGAATTGAGCCACATCAAACCAACAATGACATACCTGCATTATCAAAAGACAAAAACCTACATTCACTTTGCAATTACGCAATTGATTAAAGAGGACAACTTACTCTTCATATGGCCTGATGAGGACATTCTGAACCAAGGGGAACAGGTCCACACAACAGCCGATGGTAATGCTGGAAGATTCGTCCTCCAGGCTGCAAAGAAAattttactaaaataacatttacttAACGTGCAGTCACTTCTCCAGGTTAGTCATGTGTTTACCTTTTGCTTATTAGAGGGAGAATGTCGACAAAAACACCAGTATCTTGGATTCTGTGTAGCAGCGATGAAAAGAGCAGGGCTTTATCTACACCATACTGTCTGGTAGGCTTGTGATAAAAGAAAAGATAAAATACCTCAGGAGGTACGTTAGCATCTCTCCAAAATGTCTCTGCCACAGTGTTAAGGCCACTTTGACTCTCAGGTTTCTTCCAAGGAGCACCTCAGTTATTGTGACATGATCACTTGTAGGCTGGAAAACATTAAAGTTTGCAGTAAGTCCGAATAATTGACAAGAATGATATCACTTTAGTGGTATTTCTGACCTCAGTAAGTTTTAAGAAGTCAGCATCCTCAAAGCCAGTCTTCTCTGTATTGCGGTCACTGTTTACATTTGTTGTCAACTGCCGAGGGTCCATATCAAACATCTCCTGCTGAATGTCTGTTGTCATTTTATTCTCCTTGTTTGCTGCGTCATGTGTCCTGCCTGAGCCAGACGGCTTCTTCCGAGCCACCGTCACATGACGCGTCTTCCTCTTATATGACACAACTCGCTTTACTCTGCCTGGAGTGCTGAAACGAGAGCATTATTCaaacaatgtcaacaatgtGACACAGTGCACTCGTGGAAACTGTGAAGGCCATACCTCTTTTTGGTGAACTCTTCCTTTTTCGGGTAATCTGCctggaaatgacaaaaaaaaaaggcttgtaTTGAGATGAATAACACAATGACACAAAGTTCAGGAAAGACTCGCCTTTTTCTCTCCACGAGAATAGCTGACTGTGTACTGGGTGGACTCATGCTGCACGGTTACTTCAAGATGTTGGTCTTCCCCACTAGAGCccattttacttaaaaaaaaaaatgaacaaagacATGTAAAAGTGCTCACTgttacaaaattacaacttctctGGACTTTTTAGATGAGCAAAATGGACTTTTTAGATGAGCAAAAATAATTAGTGGGTCATTCAACACGGATACACAATTTCAGCTAGCTAGCAATGTAGTTGGACCAACTTGCTTTCCTGGTTATGTCATGTATGGTAgcgatgtgtcggtcgcgaacgaatcggctctatgagccggctctttgaaatgaacgacaggagccgggtCGCGTcattgggagccaattgggagcttttttccttgtcttttttatgttaaaggcgaatgtcattggtcaagatgtgtggagGCGtcgctgtgtccacactgatcAGGGGGAGGGGCGCGATTAAACACACTGTGGTTCTCTTAGAACTGATTCATTCGTGAGAAATtagcatgaagagatttgacctattttgacctatTTGAATGTGAGcctgaatgattgtttgtctatatgtgccctgcgattgggtggtgaccagtccagggtgtacctgaagtccagcatacccccacgtgtggataagcggcatagaaaatagatggataaaTGTTAATACAGATTGCTCATTAACAGGATAACATGAAGAAGAAGATAAAAATCACTTTTGTTTTCAGATACTCTGtagttcaatttatttatttatttacctgaAACAAATTTGAGTGCTTAGCTTTTATCTGCATACGAAGTACCTGCACCCTATCCTAGTCCTAGCGCTGATACTTTGTTGTGAAAGTCTGATCACTttctggtgagtttgggtatacagtacactcctgatcaaaattaaGTATAGTGGTTGAAAAACTGCAgccttttacattttgcactgttggatcttaaagagagcttcaaaatgcaaaaagaagaaatgggagtgggacaaaaaaaatttgagcaagCAATTTATAGCAAACAAGCGTTCAAGTGAAatgtcttggcaaaaatgtggattgaatgtaattttctgtcaggtattcacgctgtcatgatctcttgatggtaaaggcaaaaaaacctcTTTTTGAACACGGTCCGATTGTTGAGCTAcataagcgaggcctctcgcagcgcaccattgctgctgaggttggatgcagtaagtcagtcatttgaaacttctcaAAAGATCctaagggttatggaacaaaaaagtcaagtggtagacccaaaaaatgtcaccggccctgagccggaggatctgattggctgtccgtcaaggcccaaatgaaggttgtttcTGGTGCCGAGGCACAGCTCTGCCCACTTCACTCACTCGACTGCAGCAAAGAATACGCGAGAAaccatggtaagctgtgacttaAGTGCCATATTGTTAGGGCctgtcaaggagaacattctagtttttGTCACGTAAATTTTAGAGAGCGTATTACAGTGTTTTAACATGACtgttaatttaaaacaaaaatgtgagtttttaaaaacaatgtttttgtaCAACAGATTCATTGTTTTCTATTATGACACaacaatatttgttttgtttgcatacgattttaattaattttattctaTATAaggatatatatttattttgcttgCAAGAAATACCttttttattctcttttttgaggaaaatcaaatatatatatatttttttacaaattaatttTTACAGATTTTCATTCTAGTTGTGTGTTTTcagtttcatccatccatctgccacttatcctcactagggtcgcaggtatgctggagcctatcccgggtgactttgggtgagagagGCGGGGGTACACCCCgaagtggtcgccagccaatggcagggcacatatagacaaacaaccattcacactcacattcatacctatggacaatttagagtctccaattacccTACAGTAACATGCAAGTTTTTAGAAAGTG
This window contains:
- the zgc:194887 gene encoding fibrinogen-like protein 1-like protein isoform X2 codes for the protein MIFKFWLARVVLLLKLSLYGVNMEHLQAENLHLLPPDQHNVVLNKGMTVLPRDCHKMLVTSSGHARDGVYLIQPGDSPIVVYCAMQEGGWTIVQHITVNSSVNFDRLWADYKYGFGEVTGDHWLGNEYLHQLTGGPGHYTLGVKLVDRDAVTKMGEYDPFVVEDESSAYRLRLGLFQGTAVDALTQDTENYLHDNQKFTTRDRDNDNYFQNCAKLEFQGVAGGGWWYDACAGANLNRRNVIYWQKDCNKERLCKYAWMMVRPSDTVKVIHSGDCKRDEL
- the zgc:194887 gene encoding fibrinogen-like protein 1-like protein isoform X1, producing the protein MHLKPLCRTRMIFKFWLARVVLLLKLSLYGVNMEHLQAENLHLLPPDQHNVVLNKGMTVLPRDCHKMLVTSSGHARDGVYLIQPGDSPIVVYCAMQEGGWTIVQHITVNSSVNFDRLWADYKYGFGEVTGDHWLGNEYLHQLTGGPGHYTLGVKLVDRDAVTKMGEYDPFVVEDESSAYRLRLGLFQGTAVDALTQDTENYLHDNQKFTTRDRDNDNYFQNCAKLEFQGVAGGGWWYDACAGANLNRRNVIYWQKDCNKERLCKYAWMMVRPSDTVKVIHSGDCKRDEL
- the LOC129192702 gene encoding KATNB1-like protein 1 isoform X1, which encodes MGSSGEDQHLEVTVQHESTQYTVSYSRGEKKADYPKKEEFTKKSTPGRVKRVVSYKRKTRHVTVARKKPSGSGRTHDAANKENKMTTDIQQEMFDMDPRQLTTNVNSDRNTEKTGFEDADFLKLTEPTSDHVTITEVLLGRNLRVKVALTLWQRHFGEMLTYLLRIQDTGVFVDILPLISKSLEDESSSITIGCCVDLFPLVQNVLIRPYEEYVIVGLMWLNSVLKRWWQQLKASGYTGSTELPFDRNFQVFNQQLLELWHQEPQLKSFPGAAGELAKAIDSFLSQLT
- the LOC129192702 gene encoding KATNB1-like protein 1 isoform X2, whose product is MGSSGEDQHLEVTVQHESTQYTVSYSRGEKKADYPKKEEFTKKSTPGRVKRVVSYKRKTRHVTVARKKPSGSGRTHDAANKENKMTTDIQQEMFDMDPRQLTTNVNSDRNTEKTGFEDADFLKLTEPTSDHVTITEVLLGRNLRVKVALTLWQRHFGEMLTYLLRIQDTGVFVDILPLISKSLEDESSSITIGCCVDLFPLVQNVLIRPYEENFQVFNQQLLELWHQEPQLKSFPGAAGELAKAIDSFLSQLT